A genomic region of Kribbella sp. NBC_00382 contains the following coding sequences:
- a CDS encoding AraC family transcriptional regulator, with protein MPDSSVLLAEIRDRLATHARPDLQSPIDGLSLARMESSAQEYSLTEPLLVVMAQGGKQLLLGNEVFEYRAGELLIVTADLPVTGHFIEASPEVPSLGLGLVLRPAAIAPLLLESRVGQRSRSTASTPAMATGPASPEILDAAARMLRLLDTPDDIPVLAPMLEREILWRLLTGPHGEVIRQIGLADSSLTHISRAIRWIRDNYAEPMRIADLARLAGMSPAAFHRHFRAITALSPLQFQKRIRLQEARSLLAAHPGDVAGIGHLVGYDSPSQFNREYRRLFGTLPGQHATHLRTSTPDLP; from the coding sequence ATGCCTGACAGCTCCGTACTGCTCGCCGAGATCCGGGACCGGCTCGCGACCCATGCCCGGCCGGATCTGCAGTCTCCGATCGACGGCCTGTCGCTCGCCCGGATGGAGTCCTCGGCCCAGGAGTACTCGCTCACCGAGCCGCTGCTGGTCGTGATGGCTCAGGGCGGCAAGCAGCTCCTGCTCGGCAACGAGGTCTTCGAGTACCGCGCGGGCGAGCTCCTGATCGTGACGGCCGACCTGCCGGTCACCGGCCACTTCATCGAGGCATCGCCGGAGGTGCCTTCGCTGGGGCTGGGCCTGGTACTACGCCCGGCCGCCATCGCGCCGCTGCTCCTGGAATCCAGGGTGGGCCAGCGATCCCGTAGTACGGCAAGCACCCCGGCGATGGCCACCGGTCCCGCCAGCCCGGAGATCCTCGACGCTGCGGCCCGCATGCTCCGCCTACTCGACACGCCTGACGACATCCCGGTACTGGCCCCGATGCTCGAGCGCGAGATCCTCTGGCGCCTGCTCACCGGCCCGCACGGCGAGGTGATCCGCCAGATCGGCCTGGCCGACAGCAGCCTCACCCACATCAGCCGAGCCATCCGCTGGATCCGCGACAACTACGCCGAACCGATGCGGATCGCCGACCTGGCCCGCCTGGCCGGCATGAGCCCAGCCGCCTTCCACCGCCACTTCCGCGCCATCACGGCGTTGAGCCCACTCCAGTTCCAGAAACGCATCCGCCTCCAGGAGGCACGGTCCTTATTGGCCGCCCACCCCGGCGACGTAGCCGGCATCGGCCACCTGGTCGGCTACGACAGCCCCTCCCAGTTCAACCGCGAATACCGCCGCCTCTTCGGCACCCTACCCGGCCAACACGCCACCCACCTCCGCACCAGCACCC
- a CDS encoding aldo/keto reductase has protein sequence MQLDHYVTLGRSGLRVSPFSLGAMTFGEDPGGAGTTVEESEKILATFLDLGGNFVDTANFYTNGHSEKILGDFFAAQPGRREHVVLASKFFGNMFPGDPNGGGAGRTSIRAQLDQTLRRLQTDYLDLYYLHNWDRHTPIEETLSTLDDLVRAGKIRYVGFSNTPAWFTAQAQTTALLKNWTPLIALQVEYSLLARTVEGEVAPFALDQGIALTPYSPLAHGFLSGKYRRGTEVTDSARTAYVGSPTEAQYVVIDAVAKIADELGTSSAAVSLAWLRARQGTVVPIIGARRVEHLESNLAALAVTLTPGQLSTLDEVSAPTLNYPAPMHGAPRDMLQFAGTTVDGVPSTVYPPLLQSDVRY, from the coding sequence ATGCAACTCGATCACTATGTCACCCTCGGCCGTTCCGGCCTGCGCGTCAGCCCGTTCTCGCTCGGCGCGATGACGTTCGGCGAGGACCCGGGCGGCGCCGGCACCACCGTCGAGGAGTCCGAGAAGATCCTCGCCACCTTCCTCGACCTCGGCGGCAACTTCGTCGACACGGCGAACTTCTACACCAACGGCCACTCGGAGAAGATCCTCGGCGACTTCTTCGCCGCCCAGCCCGGCCGCCGCGAGCACGTAGTACTGGCGTCGAAGTTCTTCGGCAACATGTTCCCCGGCGACCCGAACGGCGGCGGCGCCGGCCGCACATCGATCCGCGCGCAGCTCGACCAGACGTTGCGCCGCCTGCAGACCGACTACCTCGACCTGTACTACCTGCACAACTGGGACCGCCACACCCCGATCGAGGAAACGCTCAGCACGCTCGACGACCTCGTCCGGGCCGGCAAGATCCGCTACGTCGGCTTCTCCAACACGCCCGCGTGGTTCACCGCCCAGGCACAGACGACGGCCCTGCTGAAGAACTGGACCCCGTTGATCGCGCTGCAGGTCGAGTACAGCCTCCTGGCCCGCACGGTCGAGGGCGAGGTCGCCCCGTTCGCGCTCGACCAGGGCATCGCGCTGACGCCGTACAGCCCGCTGGCTCACGGCTTCCTCTCCGGCAAGTACCGGCGCGGTACCGAGGTCACCGACTCGGCCCGTACTGCGTACGTCGGCAGCCCCACCGAGGCCCAGTACGTCGTCATCGACGCCGTCGCCAAGATCGCCGACGAACTCGGGACCAGCTCGGCAGCCGTCTCACTGGCATGGCTGCGAGCCCGGCAAGGCACCGTCGTACCGATCATCGGAGCCCGCCGGGTCGAGCACCTGGAGAGCAATCTGGCGGCGCTCGCCGTGACCCTGACACCCGGACAGCTGAGCACCCTGGACGAGGTCTCGGCGCCGACCCTCAACTACCCCGCCCCGATGCACGGAGCGCCGCGGGACATGCTCCAGTTCGCCGGCACCACGGTCGATGGGGTGCCCTCGACGGTCTACCCGCCACTCCTGCAGAGCGACGTCCGCTACTGA
- a CDS encoding GNAT family N-acetyltransferase, translating into MTSPDQLVSGELLDVSIELVEVGPDDAAVVRSVYVWIWEPLKAHGRLEWSDEEWVAELSHPAIRTWIARLEGETAGVVELELSADGEVGIVVFGLVPAYQGRGLGAAFLTAATQLAWQLGRPTKRVWLQTSSDDHAHALGNYQSRGFRVFSAEPQ; encoded by the coding sequence ATGACTTCTCCCGATCAGCTTGTTTCGGGGGAGCTGCTGGATGTGTCCATCGAGTTGGTCGAGGTGGGGCCGGATGACGCTGCTGTCGTGCGGTCCGTTTACGTGTGGATCTGGGAGCCGTTGAAGGCGCACGGCCGGTTGGAGTGGAGCGACGAGGAGTGGGTCGCCGAGCTGTCCCATCCCGCCATCCGGACCTGGATTGCCCGGCTGGAGGGTGAGACGGCCGGCGTGGTGGAGCTGGAGCTCAGCGCGGACGGTGAGGTCGGCATCGTGGTGTTCGGCCTCGTTCCGGCGTACCAGGGGAGAGGACTCGGAGCCGCCTTCCTGACCGCCGCGACCCAGCTGGCCTGGCAACTCGGCCGGCCGACCAAGCGGGTCTGGCTGCAGACCTCCTCCGACGATCATGCCCATGCCCTCGGCAACTACCAGAGCCGCGGCTTCCGGGTCTTCTCGGCGGAGCCTCAGTAG
- a CDS encoding G5 domain-containing protein, producing the protein MGGLLIALALLLTGCGIETSSPRVAGRVTSTTDPGAAASSDASAEPSATEAVTPSSTPSTPPSTSAGTPSVPPPALVSKPVKATPVVVTKNVVVVRSVAFKKKNVRDPERPQGESAVTTRGVKGKKQLTYAVTYTDGKETGRRLVREVVTVAPVTQITSIGTKKEETGGGCDPNYTGCVPIASDVDCEGGTGNGPAYVAGPVEVIGSDIYRLDADHDGIGCEDG; encoded by the coding sequence GTGGGGGGACTGCTGATCGCACTGGCACTACTACTGACCGGCTGCGGCATCGAAACCTCGTCACCGCGGGTCGCCGGCCGGGTCACCAGTACGACGGACCCGGGCGCCGCAGCGTCGTCTGACGCATCGGCCGAGCCATCGGCAACCGAGGCCGTCACGCCGTCAAGCACACCGAGCACGCCGCCGAGCACCTCGGCCGGTACGCCGTCCGTGCCGCCGCCTGCTCTGGTGTCGAAGCCGGTCAAGGCGACGCCGGTCGTGGTGACCAAGAACGTGGTCGTGGTGCGGTCGGTGGCGTTCAAGAAGAAGAACGTACGGGACCCGGAGCGGCCACAAGGTGAGAGCGCCGTCACCACGCGAGGGGTGAAGGGCAAGAAGCAACTCACCTATGCGGTGACATATACGGACGGCAAGGAGACCGGTCGGCGGCTCGTCCGCGAGGTTGTCACCGTTGCACCGGTCACCCAGATCACGTCGATCGGCACGAAGAAGGAAGAGACCGGCGGTGGATGCGACCCGAACTACACCGGGTGCGTCCCGATCGCCAGCGACGTCGACTGCGAAGGTGGCACCGGCAACGGGCCGGCGTACGTCGCGGGCCCGGTCGAGGTGATCGGCTCCGACATCTACCGCCTCGACGCCGACCACGACGGTATCGGGTGTGAGGACGGGTAA
- a CDS encoding VanZ family protein: MLETYRGIPHLLDTWVVLTGMTVPIAISSARRPGSPVPRIAALLMPAAFALILAATLSPTSHRLPGIGSCGTHLTTTGGLTSIQGLLNVLLFIPAAGLLTLASGRPADGIAAGIGMSAAVEAVQALIPPLGRSCQLHDLIANTGGAFAGVGLAAGLQVALRAATRPVILTNPGYVVEHSAILVRRPAARHRRPELAPVLAKARPVARAR, translated from the coding sequence GTGCTCGAGACCTATCGCGGTATTCCGCACCTGTTGGACACCTGGGTCGTGCTGACCGGGATGACGGTTCCGATCGCCATCTCGTCGGCGCGCCGGCCAGGTAGTCCGGTCCCACGGATCGCGGCTCTGCTGATGCCCGCTGCCTTCGCGCTGATCCTCGCGGCCACGCTCAGCCCGACCAGCCACCGGCTGCCAGGGATCGGCAGTTGCGGCACACACCTGACCACCACCGGTGGGCTCACCTCGATCCAGGGCCTGCTGAACGTCCTGCTCTTCATCCCGGCGGCGGGGCTGCTGACCCTGGCGAGTGGCCGGCCCGCGGACGGGATCGCGGCGGGGATCGGGATGTCCGCGGCGGTCGAGGCGGTCCAGGCGCTGATCCCACCGCTCGGCCGGTCGTGTCAGCTGCACGACCTGATCGCGAACACCGGCGGCGCGTTCGCAGGCGTCGGCCTGGCCGCGGGTCTCCAGGTCGCGCTGCGGGCGGCGACCCGCCCGGTCATTCTGACGAACCCCGGGTACGTCGTGGAGCACAGCGCGATCCTGGTCAGACGCCCGGCCGCCCGCCATCGCCGCCCCGAGCTGGCCCCCGTACTGGCCAAGGCCCGACCCGTCGCCCGAGCCAGATGA
- a CDS encoding pentapeptide repeat-containing protein → MAQHRSAPKTESTIRDWDEADPSGQTYSRVLFIDSDLTEVNNQRGVFEECVFRGVRFNASVHQEAAFVNCTFVRCSFFDSTFTRCKLMGSMFDDCTYNLMKVEGGDWSFVGLAGANLTGAEISGTKLREADLTGLRATKAVLRNVDLSGASMQRADFTGADLRGSDLSTLDPLTATLRDAIVDLPQAIVITTSLGLEVRP, encoded by the coding sequence ATGGCGCAGCACAGGTCAGCACCCAAGACCGAGTCCACGATCCGCGATTGGGACGAGGCCGATCCGTCCGGGCAGACGTACAGCCGGGTGTTGTTCATCGACTCGGATCTGACCGAGGTGAACAACCAGCGCGGGGTGTTCGAGGAGTGCGTCTTCCGCGGGGTCCGGTTCAACGCGTCGGTGCACCAGGAGGCCGCGTTCGTGAACTGCACCTTCGTCCGGTGCTCGTTCTTCGACAGCACCTTCACCCGGTGCAAGTTGATGGGCAGCATGTTCGACGACTGCACCTACAACCTGATGAAGGTCGAGGGCGGCGACTGGTCGTTCGTGGGTCTGGCTGGTGCGAACCTGACCGGAGCTGAGATCAGCGGCACGAAGCTGCGGGAGGCCGATCTCACCGGTCTGCGCGCGACCAAGGCCGTACTGCGGAACGTGGACCTGTCCGGCGCCTCGATGCAACGGGCGGACTTCACCGGCGCGGACCTACGCGGATCCGACCTCTCGACGCTCGATCCGCTCACCGCCACGCTCAGGGACGCGATCGTGGACCTGCCCCAGGCGATCGTCATCACCACCTCGCTGGGCCTGGAGGTACGCCCCTGA
- a CDS encoding NAD-dependent epimerase/dehydratase family protein, with translation MTGSERVMVFGAGGFLGGTICRLLAERGIEYRGFTRSTGDPHRRFDLASGHCYALDTQLGAYKPTVIVNAAAATHGDVLELTRGNVVAVQSLLSSMNGHATNARFIQIGSAAEYGGAPRGTSQDEQAELRPGAAYGYTKLAGSELVLRAQRNGADAVVVRSFNITGPGSPPSTLFGRVLRQLGTTGTIQLGSLEAWRDYVDVRDVAEAVLAVATADGKLPPVLNVGSGKATLARDAINKLIEVSGTKTQIVEGEAHAGHAGSPADAVAWQQADTSLISKHLGWSSKIPLDQSLTDTWTARPRE, from the coding sequence GTGACCGGATCAGAGCGAGTGATGGTGTTCGGCGCCGGCGGGTTTCTCGGGGGCACGATCTGCCGGCTGCTGGCGGAGCGCGGGATCGAGTACCGCGGGTTCACCCGATCGACCGGCGACCCGCATCGGCGCTTCGACCTGGCCAGCGGGCACTGTTATGCGCTGGATACCCAGCTCGGAGCGTACAAGCCGACGGTGATCGTCAACGCCGCGGCCGCCACCCATGGCGACGTCCTCGAGCTGACTCGTGGCAACGTCGTCGCCGTCCAGTCGCTGCTGTCCTCGATGAACGGGCACGCGACCAACGCGCGCTTCATCCAGATCGGTTCGGCCGCGGAGTACGGCGGCGCGCCACGCGGTACTAGCCAAGACGAGCAGGCTGAGCTCCGTCCAGGAGCGGCGTACGGGTACACCAAGCTGGCCGGTTCCGAGCTGGTACTCCGCGCGCAGCGCAACGGCGCCGATGCCGTCGTGGTGCGCTCCTTCAACATCACCGGCCCGGGATCGCCACCGAGCACCCTGTTCGGCCGGGTACTCCGCCAGCTCGGTACGACCGGCACGATCCAGCTCGGCTCGCTGGAGGCGTGGCGGGACTACGTCGACGTCCGGGATGTCGCCGAAGCCGTCCTGGCGGTCGCGACGGCGGACGGCAAACTGCCGCCGGTCCTCAACGTCGGATCGGGCAAGGCGACGCTGGCCCGGGATGCGATCAACAAGCTGATCGAGGTCAGCGGCACCAAGACCCAGATCGTCGAGGGTGAGGCGCACGCCGGCCACGCGGGCTCCCCCGCCGACGCGGTCGCCTGGCAGCAGGCCGACACGTCCCTGATCAGCAAACACCTCGGCTGGTCCAGCAAGATCCCGCTCGACCAGTCCCTCACCGACACCTGGACCGCCCGCCCCCGAGAATGA